The following are encoded in a window of Bdellovibrio sp. ArHS genomic DNA:
- a CDS encoding LysR substrate-binding domain-containing protein codes for MTPKVNFSLTQLEYVMAVHKYGHFAKAAEACFVTQPTLSMQIQKLEDDLGVVIFDRSKKPVLLTQMGKKLISQMQTVLFEARKIESLIQQEQKGAKQGSLVVGVIPTVAPYLLPRLLPVCEELFPDVELNIKELQTDQILDALNADEIDVGILATPTQMAKMFEYPLYYEPFSVLCDKNHEYAQMKKIKYQSLSMEDIWLLEEGHCLRNQVLDICSVRKSKGVGRRYKFESGSLETLKNLVDLYGGYTLLPYLAAEHIGQRSHLVQFERPIPAREIGLVYRREHYKNELIEVLGEAILKCIPEELRKIRPKDLDVLPIT; via the coding sequence ATGACGCCAAAAGTGAACTTTTCTTTGACGCAGCTGGAATACGTTATGGCCGTGCATAAATACGGGCATTTTGCGAAGGCCGCAGAGGCTTGTTTCGTCACGCAACCCACTCTGAGCATGCAGATTCAGAAACTAGAGGATGACTTAGGAGTGGTGATCTTTGATCGCTCTAAGAAACCGGTGCTTCTGACACAGATGGGTAAAAAGCTGATCTCGCAAATGCAAACGGTCCTGTTTGAGGCCAGAAAAATTGAAAGTCTGATCCAGCAAGAACAAAAGGGCGCCAAGCAGGGAAGTTTGGTGGTTGGTGTCATTCCTACCGTGGCGCCTTATCTGCTGCCGCGCTTGTTACCGGTGTGTGAAGAGCTGTTTCCCGATGTCGAGCTGAATATCAAAGAACTGCAAACGGATCAGATTCTCGATGCGTTGAACGCTGATGAAATCGATGTCGGCATTTTAGCGACGCCGACGCAAATGGCGAAGATGTTTGAGTACCCTCTGTACTACGAGCCGTTTTCTGTTTTGTGCGACAAAAATCACGAGTACGCGCAAATGAAAAAGATCAAATATCAAAGCCTAAGCATGGAAGATATTTGGCTTTTGGAAGAAGGGCACTGTCTGCGCAATCAGGTTCTGGATATTTGCTCGGTTCGAAAAAGCAAGGGCGTGGGTCGCCGCTACAAATTTGAAAGCGGAAGTTTAGAGACCTTGAAAAACCTCGTCGATCTGTACGGTGGATATACCCTGTTGCCTTATCTGGCGGCTGAGCATATCGGACAGCGCAGTCATCTGGTGCAATTTGAACGTCCTATTCCAGCTCGCGAAATCGGTCTTGTGTATCGGCGCGAACACTATAAGAATGAATTGATCGAAGTCTTGGGTGAGGCCATCTTGAAATGTATTCCGGAAGAACTTCGTAAGATTCGCCCAAAGGACCTCGACGTTCTGCCGATCACCTAA
- a CDS encoding alkaline phosphatase D family protein, protein MKKLLLLSLFFVGCSHTPSSSTLGAKAPVSTYVSAISYQDLALEKPLQRIAFGSCANQDQPEPLWQDIREAQPDLFLFMGDNVYASHPTQQPIAEQYRKMDQIPEYLAIRKEVPFMATWDDHDFGQRDGGADFKGKDQARKDFLNYWAYVKNSLPPEQQGVYHAKIIGPKNKSVQVIMLDTRYFRSPLKESPGNEGKAQDYLPQDEGTILGEAQWQWLEAQLKRPASVRFIVSSIQLIAKDPKYEKWGNFPKERQRFFDLLKSTKAKNVILLSGDRHIASIAKMNLKNYGALYEITSSSINRANNYADADTHYVGPVYSKENFGLARIDWKKRTVTVDIRGFKNKVENSVKIQWP, encoded by the coding sequence ATGAAAAAACTTTTGTTGCTTTCGCTTTTTTTCGTCGGATGTTCGCACACGCCATCTTCGTCAACTCTGGGCGCAAAGGCCCCCGTTTCAACTTATGTCTCGGCCATTTCTTATCAGGACCTCGCGCTGGAAAAACCTTTGCAGCGGATTGCCTTCGGTTCCTGCGCCAATCAAGACCAGCCCGAGCCGCTATGGCAGGACATTCGCGAAGCGCAACCGGATCTTTTTCTTTTTATGGGTGACAACGTCTATGCCAGTCATCCGACTCAGCAACCCATTGCCGAACAATACCGTAAGATGGACCAGATCCCCGAATATCTGGCGATCCGCAAAGAAGTTCCATTCATGGCCACCTGGGATGATCATGATTTCGGACAGCGGGATGGCGGCGCCGACTTCAAGGGCAAAGATCAGGCTCGCAAAGACTTTTTGAATTATTGGGCTTATGTGAAAAACAGTCTTCCTCCGGAGCAGCAAGGCGTCTATCACGCAAAAATCATCGGACCAAAGAACAAGTCCGTCCAAGTCATTATGCTAGACACGCGCTATTTTAGAAGTCCCCTTAAAGAAAGTCCCGGCAACGAGGGTAAAGCCCAAGACTATCTTCCGCAAGACGAGGGCACGATTCTAGGCGAAGCGCAGTGGCAGTGGCTAGAGGCGCAACTAAAGCGTCCCGCCTCCGTTCGCTTTATCGTTTCCAGCATTCAACTGATCGCGAAAGATCCTAAATATGAAAAATGGGGGAACTTCCCCAAAGAACGACAGCGCTTTTTTGATTTATTAAAATCCACCAAAGCCAAAAACGTTATTTTACTTAGCGGTGATCGCCATATTGCTTCGATTGCGAAAATGAATCTTAAAAACTATGGCGCCCTTTATGAAATCACTTCCAGCTCGATCAACCGAGCCAATAACTATGCTGATGCGGATACGCACTATGTGGGGCCCGTTTATAGCAAAGAAAATTTTGGGCTGGCTCGCATCGACTGGAAAAAGAGAACCGTCACCGTGGATATTCGCGGCTTCAAAAACAAAGTCGAAAACTCAGTGAAAATCCAATGGCCTTGA
- a CDS encoding VOC family protein → MSLLITSITINTPHLQDMLGFYGIIGFQFTASKVDKGSEVHRAVHNGVEFSLYSIKNAEKSQIPSLQLGFKITDLERIVGELMTIPGSMCILDPTDMPDGKKAIVLDPDGHSIELCEH, encoded by the coding sequence ATGAGTTTGTTAATCACTTCTATCACAATAAACACCCCGCATCTACAAGACATGCTGGGTTTCTATGGAATAATAGGCTTTCAATTTACAGCGTCAAAAGTTGATAAGGGAAGTGAAGTGCATCGAGCCGTTCACAACGGTGTCGAGTTTTCTTTGTATTCCATCAAAAACGCTGAGAAGTCTCAGATTCCCAGTTTGCAACTGGGTTTTAAAATTACAGATTTAGAACGTATCGTCGGTGAACTGATGACGATTCCAGGAAGCATGTGCATTTTGGACCCGACCGACATGCCAGACGGGAAAAAGGCCATCGTGCTAGATCCCGATGGGCATTCCATCGAGTTGTGCGAACACTGA
- the ahpC gene encoding alkyl hydroperoxide reductase subunit C, translating to MLTLINTQVPEFKVQAYHNNDFKTVTHNDLKGKWSIFFFYPADFTFVCPTELGDMADKYADFQKLGVEVYGISTDTHFTHKAWHDASETIKKIKYPMLADPTFQLTRAFGVHIEEEGLAYRGTFLVNPAGKIVLAEVQDNGIGRNADELYRKVQAAQYIAANPGEVCPAKWTPGKSTLKPGLDLVGKI from the coding sequence ATGCTTACTCTTATCAACACGCAAGTGCCTGAATTCAAAGTTCAAGCTTATCACAACAATGATTTCAAAACTGTGACTCACAACGATCTTAAAGGGAAATGGTCGATCTTCTTCTTCTACCCTGCGGATTTCACATTCGTCTGCCCGACTGAATTGGGTGACATGGCTGATAAATACGCTGATTTCCAAAAATTGGGCGTGGAAGTGTACGGCATTTCTACCGACACACACTTCACTCACAAAGCATGGCATGATGCTTCTGAGACGATTAAAAAAATCAAATACCCGATGTTGGCAGACCCGACATTCCAATTGACTCGCGCTTTTGGCGTGCACATTGAAGAAGAAGGTCTTGCTTACCGCGGAACATTCCTTGTGAACCCTGCCGGCAAAATCGTTCTTGCGGAAGTTCAAGACAACGGTATCGGCCGTAATGCTGATGAGTTGTACCGCAAAGTTCAAGCGGCGCAATACATCGCTGCGAACCCAGGCGAAGTTTGCCCAGCTAAATGGACTCCAGGTAAATCAACTTTGAAACCTGGTTTGGATCTTGTTGGTAAAATCTAG
- the ahpF gene encoding alkyl hydroperoxide reductase subunit F, with protein MLDSSLLEQLKSVFAALENTVELVVENSSHDDNKDLLEMLNEVASTSDKIVVRNSGSSSPMPQFHIAYKGKHTGIVFKGIPGGHEFTSLILAILNTDGKGKALDSLIASRVKRLKKNITVQSYISLTCENCPDVVQALNQFALVHGSLRHEIIDGGYVQDDVQALGIQGVPSLVANAKMFHSGRIQLLDLLTKLENTFGVDESAPSEDPINKNLGHFDTLVIGGGPAGVSAAIYTVRKGLSVAMITEKIGGQVQETKGIENLISVVYTEGPQLAAQLNQHLASYPVKLFENRRVKKIHSKDGVKAIELESGEHLTADAVIVTTGAKWRELNVEGEKDYLGRGVAYCPHCDGPFYKGKKVAVIGGGNSGVEAAIDLAGIVREVVVFEYNDQLKADKILVDKLKSLPNASIITSAKTQKVLGDGQKVTQLEYVDRTLDKTEKIDIDGIFVQIGLVPNSQFLKDTVNLSKFGEIVIDEKGRTSEPGIYAAGDVTTTPYKQIVIAMGEGAKAALAAFEDRMYKHS; from the coding sequence ATGTTAGATTCTTCCCTCTTAGAACAACTTAAATCTGTCTTCGCAGCTCTGGAAAACACGGTCGAGCTTGTCGTCGAAAACAGCTCTCACGATGACAACAAAGATCTGCTGGAAATGTTGAATGAGGTGGCCAGCACCTCTGACAAAATTGTTGTTCGCAACAGTGGCAGCAGTTCACCAATGCCGCAATTTCATATTGCCTATAAAGGCAAACATACAGGAATTGTCTTCAAAGGAATTCCAGGCGGTCATGAATTCACCTCGTTGATCCTCGCGATCCTTAATACGGATGGCAAAGGCAAGGCCTTAGACAGCCTGATTGCCAGCCGTGTGAAGCGTTTAAAAAAGAATATCACGGTTCAGTCTTATATCTCCTTAACCTGCGAGAACTGCCCGGATGTCGTTCAGGCTTTGAATCAGTTTGCGCTGGTTCACGGCAGCCTACGCCACGAAATTATCGATGGCGGTTATGTTCAAGACGATGTGCAGGCGCTGGGTATCCAAGGGGTGCCCAGTCTGGTGGCCAATGCAAAAATGTTCCATTCCGGCCGCATCCAGCTTTTGGATTTATTAACGAAGCTTGAGAACACTTTCGGTGTGGATGAATCTGCTCCCAGCGAAGATCCCATAAATAAGAATCTGGGACATTTCGATACGCTGGTGATCGGCGGTGGACCGGCGGGAGTTTCCGCTGCGATTTACACCGTTCGTAAAGGTTTGAGTGTCGCGATGATCACCGAAAAAATCGGCGGTCAGGTGCAGGAAACGAAGGGTATTGAGAATCTGATTTCGGTGGTTTACACGGAAGGCCCGCAATTGGCGGCGCAACTCAATCAGCATCTGGCAAGCTATCCGGTTAAACTTTTTGAAAACCGCCGGGTTAAGAAAATTCACAGCAAGGATGGCGTGAAAGCCATCGAACTGGAAAGTGGCGAACATCTGACGGCGGATGCCGTGATCGTAACCACAGGCGCAAAGTGGCGTGAGCTGAATGTGGAAGGCGAAAAAGATTATCTGGGTCGCGGCGTGGCTTACTGCCCGCACTGTGATGGCCCCTTCTACAAGGGTAAAAAAGTGGCCGTCATTGGTGGCGGTAATTCTGGTGTCGAGGCCGCGATTGACCTTGCGGGCATCGTGCGCGAAGTGGTGGTCTTTGAATACAATGACCAGCTTAAAGCGGATAAAATTTTGGTGGATAAATTAAAGTCTTTGCCGAATGCCTCTATCATCACCAGCGCGAAGACGCAAAAAGTGCTTGGCGATGGTCAGAAAGTCACGCAACTTGAATATGTCGATCGCACTCTGGATAAAACCGAGAAGATTGATATTGATGGCATCTTCGTGCAGATTGGCTTAGTGCCCAACAGTCAATTCTTGAAAGACACGGTGAACTTAAGCAAATTTGGCGAAATTGTTATCGACGAAAAAGGTCGAACTTCTGAACCGGGCATTTATGCCGCCGGTGACGTGACTACGACGCCTTACAAACAAATTGTGATCGCAATGGGCGAAGGGGCCAAGGCCGCCTTGGCTGCTTTCGAAGATCGCATGTACAAACACAGCTAA
- a CDS encoding alpha/beta hydrolase gives MMKLTVTFHSQGRLLEGSLYLPQNPSEHLVGLLFEGSMTGATRQLTQHIAREVSEEGFACLVMDHSYYSEDEGAAQSWESPSKRTEDIHAALSFLQRHSTVNPEKIIGVGVSVGAEYLAQVCRESNVCKGLILIQGPFDDAQNKAQDLDIPMVVVDETHLDSAIDETVMWARTLFNGSFADSPQAPLVDWSLADK, from the coding sequence ATGATGAAACTCACGGTCACTTTTCATTCTCAAGGACGTCTTTTGGAAGGTTCTTTGTATTTGCCCCAAAATCCCAGCGAGCATTTGGTGGGATTGCTCTTTGAAGGCTCAATGACGGGCGCAACCCGGCAACTTACGCAGCACATCGCCCGGGAAGTTAGTGAAGAAGGTTTTGCCTGTCTGGTGATGGATCACAGCTATTACTCTGAAGACGAAGGGGCGGCGCAATCTTGGGAGTCCCCTTCAAAAAGAACCGAAGACATTCATGCGGCCTTAAGTTTTTTACAAAGACATAGCACCGTCAATCCGGAAAAGATCATTGGCGTAGGGGTCAGTGTGGGCGCGGAATATCTGGCACAAGTCTGTCGCGAATCGAACGTCTGCAAAGGGCTGATTTTGATTCAAGGGCCCTTTGACGACGCTCAAAATAAAGCCCAGGACTTGGATATTCCGATGGTCGTGGTTGATGAAACTCATCTGGATTCGGCGATCGACGAAACTGTGATGTGGGCCCGCACTCTTTTTAACGGCAGTTTCGCGGACAGTCCCCAGGCCCCGCTGGTGGATTGGAGCCTGGCTGATAAATAA
- a CDS encoding group III truncated hemoglobin, which produces MKEKRPIENRDDIQLLVDEFYAKVRQDPYIGPVFTEIAQVDWDEHLPKLYDFWADLLLGDDTYRGRPFPPHIKLNLQQGHFEQWLRLFTQTVDENFVGLKAAEAKSRALRIARNFMMNLSLLD; this is translated from the coding sequence ATGAAAGAAAAAAGGCCCATTGAAAACAGGGACGATATCCAACTTTTAGTCGACGAATTCTATGCAAAGGTTCGGCAGGATCCCTATATTGGTCCCGTTTTTACCGAGATTGCGCAGGTGGATTGGGATGAGCATTTGCCGAAGCTTTATGATTTTTGGGCGGACTTGCTCTTAGGCGACGACACTTATCGCGGTCGTCCTTTTCCGCCACATATCAAATTGAACTTACAGCAAGGACACTTTGAGCAATGGCTGCGTCTGTTTACGCAAACGGTGGACGAAAACTTTGTCGGTCTGAAAGCGGCAGAGGCGAAGTCTCGCGCCCTGCGCATAGCGCGCAATTTTATGATGAATCTGAGTTTGTTGGATTAG